Below is a genomic region from Tripterygium wilfordii isolate XIE 37 chromosome 12, ASM1340144v1, whole genome shotgun sequence.
AACCTCATTTTGAATCTTGGGTCCATAACTACAGCAATCGCAAAAACTAGGAAGTGTTCCCTCCAATATTTATCAAGTTTTTCTCTCAAAGGTCTTGTCCAGTTGCTGACGACAGTATCTGTACTCATGGCTGCATGGGTCAGCTCTAGGTGGAGTTTTGACACTTCATGGTAGAACATATTGGCAGGGGGATTTGTTGGGCCAGTTAAAATGCTAGCTGCATCAAAGAAAAGCTTCAAGTAGGTGCAGAGAATTTCTACTTGCGTCCAATCTTCAGTAGATATATTTATCTTGTAATCAGGATCAGATGtatcaaagcaatcaaatactTGTTTCAACTCACATGCAGCTATCAGCATATGATAAGTCGTGTTCCATTTCTTCTGGTCATCAATTATAAGCTCTCTCGTGCTAGGGATTTGAAGTTGTTGCTTCAGCTGCATAAACCTCTCTTCTTGAGATTCTGATGTTTTCACATATTTCACACTTTCACGAATCCTTCCCACAATTTCCCCCATGAACCCAATAGCATCCACAACAAGGCGGCTGATTACACGAGCATAACAATGTCCATTTAGTAATTGACCATTAAGTATCAATGGGTTCTTGACAGAGAGGATCCCTCTAAGATTTCTAACAGTGATTTCATTTGAGAATGATTGATCAAGAGTGAGGGTAAAGAGTTTGCTCCCCAAATGCCAATCCGATAAGCAAGCAACAACAGCCTGATTGAAAGCATAATCGGACTCAGGCGTAGGTACCATTATAACATTAAGCAGCCGCCGATGCAAATTCCAGTCATCATCAATGAAGTGTCCAGTTACAAAAACGTAGCCCATAGTTGAATTCGAGGTCCACAAATCTAATGTAAGGTTGACACGTCCAGGTATTCCACCAATAAGGTTCAAGAGGCTTTGCTTCTCGCTAAGATATATGGACACACAATCACCTTGAATAGTGTTGAAGCTCACCATATTGAAATGAGGTTGAAGAGTCCGAACAAAATCAGTAAATGCTGAGTGTTCCACAATCTGAAGCGGAAGCTCTTCCATTATGATCATCTTAGCAAGCTCTTGGCTGCACTGCTCCTGATCAAAAGAGATACCGGTAAATGCAGAGCTTGCTCTGTACCGTCTTTTAGGTGGATCAGTACCACTTCCAGTTTTAGAACCAGGTGTATATGTTGCCAGTTGATTTCTCTGACGGCTAACAGGGCAGATTCCCAAGGCAATATGTCGCTTGAGATGGCTGGTTCCTGCTAGCTTTGAACCAGTAATGTAAGCAAATGACTTCTTGCACTGATTACAACAAGCCCTAGTAACACCAGCTCCAACAGTTTCCACAGTGAAGTGCTCCCAGACAATAGACTTCTTTCTCCTACGTTTGTTAGGCCGAGTATCCGAACTGGCTATTTCATTGTTCTCACCAAGCGTGACAGGAGTAAAAGGGGTGGCGGGAGTGTCAATCTCCATGTAAGTACGAACTCCTGCAACAACACAAGGAATTAGTTACTTCAGCATTGTCATCGGGTGCTAAGACACACACTCGCATGAACCCTTCCTCTCAAACAGGCTCCCACCCCCAAcctaaaagttaaaaaaaaaataaaggcgCAACtttttaaagcaaaaaaaaaatgaaattgaaaagatACAGGTTAAAAGGCCAAATGACATCATCATTATCACAAAGTTAACTAAAAATATGGATCAGAACAAAGAAGTCCAAAAAAGAGCGGATCTAGAAAATATACCATCCCAATACTTATATACTCTTACCAAGGACATAACTCTAAATCATGTAAAATATATCAGACTTCAAAACTAGCCCAATTTATTGGAATTCTACAAATCCCAAAAAAGATAGACAACTCTCGTACATAAGACTCCCGCTGTCCCGCAATGGGCAGGGTGGACTGGCAAgatgtacacagaccttacccccaaaTAATATGTACACAGACCTCACCCCCAAAGTCCTAAACATGTCTCTACTCTCTCGAGTCTCTGCAGTCCCAACAACTTAACAAGAGACCCAGAAGGTGAATCGAGGTCCATGAACCCAGGTTGCAGGAATAATAATATCAATAACAATAatgtttttgagaagaaaaaaattgagaatattttaaataaaatactataacgcatgcatacatacatacatgaaaCATTGGCTATTAGCCCCGTATCCCCTCACAATTATTGTAACTTAAAGACCAAAACCAAATGTCtgattaaacttttttttgacatatttcgaaaattttcaaaagcaaCAACCCAACGCAAACAGGCTCTCCGTTCCATCAAAATCGAGTAATTCAAAAGGCATCGAACAGGTGTAATCATTCGGAAACTCTAAAAAATACCTTCTCCCAGTTGAATATCTACCTTCACCAATCAACTTTCGTCAAAATTAAACAGAACGAAAAACGagaaatcaaaccaaaaaaacaagTATTTGAACCAGACCCTAGTATTGCAGCCCTGGTAAGTATGATATGAACAGAAGTTAACCCAACCAAGATACTAAAAAACCAATACACACCGTCATCGAAACAACGAGTTATCTgaatcaaaaccataaaagaaaaCCTCAACATACAGCATCAATAAACGCGAAACCTAGCCAGCACGaaagaaaatcataaaatcgCCAAGTACGCATCAGACAGATAACACCCCCGAAAAACAGCAATCCGACACCTTCATACACAAATCGATTAACCCtaacgagaaaaaaaaaagagtttggaAACTATTCATACCTCGAGACTCGAAGATCTATAGAAAGAGTTTCCGTCGGCAGAAGCAAACGTAAATCTTCAGTTTCGCGCCTCAAAAcctaaatatttaataataatttgaaattttcgACAGTGAGAATTGGAGGTAGACGACGAAGTTAATGGGCTTGagcttttctaattttttttccttgaaggtTCAGAACCTCAAGTTCTGAGCTTTTGCGAACGGAACAACAGAAAGGATTTAGAAAACCCTAATTGGACCTGGGGCTAGGGCTAATAGGCCTTTTGGGGAGTGAACGAGGCGTTTATATAAGAGGGGACACAGAGGTCAAAAAGAGAAAGTTGGTATTGGTTTTGGactaggattttatttttttataaataaataataatatgctTCATGGACCTACTACATTGAGCCCGCGGATCCGGCACTTGATCTGGACCGTAGATTTTGATTGCTTATTGGTGCGAATCTTTCGGTTCAAGGAAGATCCATAGAGGGCCCATGGAGTTGCTATGATTTGTATGGAATTGGAAACCCTATTGTTCTTTAGGAATAAAATATAAAGTACTGTAATAATTTTTTGGCATTTAATTCAGTAAATAAGTAAATTCTGAAAggattagtttttctttttaaataccattgagaaatatatttgtcATTAAAATAGAATATTGGACACATATATTTAACTGAATCGATTATCAATCGAATCACCTTTCGTTGATCTAAAAGGATTAGTTAATTAGACCGTTTGGTAGAATTTTTAAGCTAGCATAATCGTTCTATCAAACGGAGTTCATGTATTCCTTTGAGTGAACATTGTAGTGGCCAAAAGCTCATCCCGTCTAAAATGCCTACGGCCCAGCTAACAGGTACGACTATCTAGTTTAAGCTTTACATATACTGCGTCGAATCAAGCGTGTCGGGCTAGGCCTCCGCCCTTACGATCCATTGCTTCGACTCCTGCCCGATAGGCTCGCATACCATTCGGACTTCAACCCCGACAGTATCTATCCCAAGCTGGTCTAGGGACTCGCGCATGCCTTTTGATAGCAAGCTGCAAGCCTGCAACCTTAAGACACATTCCCTGAAAATCCACTTTTCCAGTTACGCAAAACCCTTTTTGAAGGGATCTTTTTAGCTtttacttctctctctctgGATTCTAAACCGtagctctcttcttcttcaaccccTTAAACAGAACACATTGCATTTTCATCAACTAAGCATCACATTATATCAATATATACAGGTCTCCTTTTATGACATCTTGACCCCCTTGACTTGATTGTCGGAGTACATTCGACCAGCACCCCACCGGTGTCCGAGATTCTTGACTGTCACTGTTTGTTCATCTCGCAAATTGCCAATGGTCCTCTTCAAATATTCtttgattttaaatttgaagACCTACAAACATCCATATTTAATTATCAAGACTCAATATCCACCACTGATCAATAGCAAGCACCTTGTTCCcataaaatatttattgcaAAGTGTGAACACCAGAATCAAGCACAAAgatttcttcaaaattttaaattatatttaattCCTACCTTTTAAAAAGGATTTTATTTCCCCAATTAAAGAGAAATCTACCAAATTGAACGGAACAACTTACACACACTGCttcacattcaaaaaaaaatcacataaaaattttgagagaaaactaCCATCATTGCTACAACAAGAGTGACTTTCTGGGCAGAGGTGGCCAGGTCTGGATGCAGGAGTAGGCATATCACTGCCATTGCCGGCAGTTGCAGCCCACCTTGTTTTGCCTTTTTAACACAAATAGCTTGCAGACCCAGTTTAACAACCGCGGTAACCTCAGATAGTTTCATATCATGTTGCTTGGCCTGCAAATGAACTCATagacatgaactaagttagcaCAAAAATTGACACTTTAAACATCAAAATTAAAGAATCTTCATACActgatttatgtaaaaaaatacCCAACACAGATATGCATCTTTGAAGAACCAATGAACCATAAGAACACTACTTCAAAGTCCTTATTTTATTTTGCCATGTTATCCCACAGCTTTCTTGAACTTCTATGCCGAAGAAGAACACGAACAAGGAAGTTCAAGAAAGCTGTGGAAAAGCATGACAGGACTCCAAACCACATCTCGTCTTCTGATTCAAATTGTGTGGAACACAAATATGCTTGaataagagaaagagaagagaaccTCTCTTCTTGCAGGTTTAATATTATGCAGTGATTAAGGGaccactctatatatatatagtcacaaTTTACAACTTGTACCAGCAATATCAATAGAAAAATACAACACTAGCTAGTACACTCATACTTTCTCTGTGACTACTGTCAATGAAAAATTCATTGATTTAGTTTGGTTACTCTGAAAAAAAGTCCGAAAACAACCCATCCCATCACATGCTAACATGTGATTTTGTaatcttttttttgctttctataATTTGAGGGCATGGATCGTCCATGGCATACATGGTCCCCAATCCTTAATGTCTGCTATTTACCTTACATGTTGATGTTAGGGTATTACTAAAATAAGTGGAATATACTACAACACAATTCGAAGGGCTAAAAGAgaatttgaaataattaatGGAAAATTGGGTCTTGTCACAGTAAGAGTATGCATTCTCCAGTCCTTCACGTCAGGGAAACAATTAATGGATACCATTAATCATTTCTGCCCTTCTTAAAAGTCTTGTAAGAATTTCGGCACACATGATAAACAAAAAAGGAGAAAGTGGATCTCCTTTCCTAATACCTCTTGATAGCTTTATATGGCCTTTAGCAGAGCCATTATACAATATGGAGAAATGCATGCATAGATAAGGGCATAAGGCCAACAGCCTTCTCATTAAATCCCATCCATTTCATAACAGTAATAAAAGACCATTCTAGCTTGTCATAAGCTTTTTCCATGTCTAGTTTAAGAGCCAttaacacccccccccccccctcctttCCAGTTTTCTTCCTAATTGTGTGCATGAGTTCATTCACCAAGAAAACATTATCCTGGAAGGCAGATGGCTCGTCCAGACAAAAATGCAAACTAGTATGGGTCAACAAATTTCAATAACACACCTTTTAACCTGATTGCAAGGATTTTAGAAATGATCTTATAGATAACGTTGCAGAGACTTATCAGGCGATGATCCTTCATCTCCTCCAGGCCACGCTTCTTTGGTATAAGAACAATGAAGTTAAAGTTCATTTCTGGATGGAAGAATAATTGCACCACTTCTACCACATCATTTTAACCACTTCCCAGTATTTCACATAGAACAGATTAGGGTACCCATCAGGACTTGGAGATTCAGTTTGATCAATGGACTTCACAGTGTTCCAAATCTCCGCCATATCAGGAATAGCACAAAACATCTGGTTATCTTGTTCAGTGACCACCTCCTTAACAAATTGATACATCAAATCTGGAGTTGTAGGATTTGAAGTAGTAAACACCGCCTCAAAATGGCGTACAATGAAACTTGAAATCTCATTTATTGGTGAAAGCCATCTGCCTCCATGATCCTTAATTAAACTGATGGGATGTTGTCTCCTACGAATCACAGTCGATAAATGAAAATATCTTGCATTGATGTCGTGAAACAAACCAATTCTCCTGTGACTTAATATGCCAAAGGAGTTCTTCTTTCTCCTATAAGTCATGTAACCTCCCCTGTAACATCTTGAGTTTAGCATTTTTCCCCTTCATCCTCCTCATCATTTATTAGTAAGAatattttcaaaacaattataGTTCCACTTCCTCAGTCTTTGTTTCAGATTCCTCAACCTTTGGCAAAAGCGAAGTGAGGAAGACCCTCTAATGTATTGATCCCAACAGTGTTCAATAATTCTGCGGCATAAGGATCCTCAATCCAGAAAGCTTCAAATATGAATGGTTTAGGGCCGCTCCCCATATCCCCAGAAGAGCATAACAAAATTGGACAATGATCAGATTCTGTTGTGGGCAAGTGATAGACTTTGGCATGTTGAAATAATTCTAACCAATTTAACGGCAAGTGAAAGGATAGCCAACATACCCCAAATCACAAGCCCCAGTTTCATTGATAAACTGCATGTACTGTAATAGAAATCTCCTCCATAAATCCTCCCTGGTTTCTGCATTCCCCGGAATTCTTCATGTATTGCTGGGGGGTCTGATTTCAAATCACAGGCAATAAAAGTCTGGTCACAAAAGAAATTTTGCAGCATCAAACCAGGCTTCCACGCCAATGCCTTACCTTCTTTAACGCCCAACAGAATCTACCACCCGAGTATAGTTTAGTAGCCCAAGCTTCTGAAATTGGCCTCTGCCTTATCTCGTGCCACCATAGTTTCACTCAAAAATAGAATGTCAGGCTTGTATATCCGGATTAATGCTCAGCATGGTTGGATGGAGGGCTTTCGAGAAAAACCTCTAAACTTCCAAGCCAGTGCCCTAATTTAAACACAATGTAGTACTCCGGGGGATTTCAGCGAGAACTATGAGACTGGATCAAGATTTATTGGAAAGCTTTGGCcggaatttaaaattttgaagaaaaagc
It encodes:
- the LOC120011089 gene encoding uncharacterized protein LOC120011089, producing the protein MNFNFIVLIPKKRGLEEMKDHRLISLCNVIYKAKQHDMKLSEVTAVVKLGLQAICVKKAKQGGLQLPAMAVICLLLHPDLATSAQKVTLVVAMMVFKFKIKEYLKRTIGNLRDEQTVTVKNLGHRWGAGRMYSDNQVKGVKMS